CCATGACGATGGGATTCTCCCCATCAAAAAGAGCGGTGATCCCATCCTTTTCAATCAAACCTTCCTGTTCGGCATCCCGAATGACCTCCTCAAGAATGGAACGGAGGAGAACTTCTTCCTTCTTAGCCCTGGAAGATTTGGCGAAAAGGAGAAAATGATTGACCACTTCTTCAATCTTGTCTATTTCTGCGAGAATCATGGGAAAATAGGATACTCCCTCTCTGCTTATCCCCTTGCTCTCCTGCTGCAGGAGGGTTAAAAATCCTCGGATCGTCGTGATGGGGTTGCGGAGTTCATGGGCTACCCCGGCGGCGAATTCTTGGATCATCGCGAGATGGCTGCTCTTCTCCAAAAACTCCTCCTGCGACGCTTGACGTGATATATCCCTGCCGATCCATAGAAAGCGATCTCTTTTTGCCCCATAATCGAAATCAGGGCTGATTCTTGTTAACCATACCTGGAAGATCCTTTCTCCTTTCTCTCCGCGCCGAAGTCGAATGCGTCGTTCGATCGTTTTGTTGCCGGGAAGATTTTGCAGCGCGGAAAGGAGGGACCCCTCTTCTTCCAACCATTCGCCAATCCCCTTCCCTTCCCAATCCAGGCCGAGATAATCGGCGGCTACCGGGGAAGCATAAAGAATTTTCCCCTCCCTATTTAAGAGAAGAACCATCACAGAGGCATAACGGAGAAGAGAAAAATCTTCCTTCTGAAAAAGTTTTCCGATGTCCACGGTACCGGGGTTCAGCTTTGACGGAGAAAGGGGATACGCCTCATCGAAAGATGTGGCAAAAGAACGGTCCAACCCAATGATGCTGAAACGCTCCTTCAGGAATAGTTCCATCCAGATCACCACCACATCGGTGATTTTCCCCTTCTGTCGGACCGGAGTCAGGCTGCCCAGGATCGGAATGCCCGAGAGCTGCATCATGACCATCCCCTGCTCTTTTCCCCGCCACGCCCGCTCATAGACCTCTTCCAACTGATCGGCGATCGTTCCATCCGGGAATATCTCTTGAAGATCATGGTTAAGAAAATCTTGAGGGGTATAACCTAATCGGGTTAATAAGTTTCCCATCGCAAACGTATGTACAAATCTTCCTTTTTCCTTTCTAAATCCATACACCATTCCGGCCATTTTGTAGAGTGGTTCATACTCTTCCCGCATGAGGTACTACTCCCTCCACCCAGCTTCCTTACAAAACTCCCTCTTTTCCTTCATATCCCAGCAAATTTCGACCATTTTCCCGGGAAATACGAACAAAACCATCCTAACTTAGTACCCTATCACGAATATAGAAAAGCGTATATAGGCAGGATTACCCATTCTTCGCCTCTTTTCCATAGGTACTTAGAACTAGTTCCCGCTCGCTCCGATCGATTTTTTCCCTCCGAATTTTAAATTGTATAGTCAAATCATCCTATACGTCGGGGCCGTTCAAGATCTTGTCATCAAAAAACCCTTGACACATTACCATAAAAAGGATATTATAAGATTGGTCATAGAAGTCATCCTCTATGAACCATGAAAACCTTCAGGAGGCGATGGGAAAAAGAAAGATCCTACGGATCGTGAATGGTGTGGGTTCAGTCTCGGTTCGTGGCCATTTTTCTGGTGAAATGGAGGGAGTTTCATGAATCTTGTTCCTTTTGATCCTTTCCGCCATCTAGAAAACATGAAGAATGAACTGGATCGCATCTTCTCGGCAGGTTTTCCGGGAACATTTTCCCTGATGGATGCTTTTCGACTTCCCAGAGTAGATGTTTACGAATTGGAGAAAGAGGTAGTCGTCCGTTGCGACCTTCCAGGCATAGAGAGAAAAGAAGATATCCACATTGAGGTATCGGAAA
The DNA window shown above is from Thermicanus aegyptius DSM 12793 and carries:
- a CDS encoding LuxR C-terminal-related transcriptional regulator, giving the protein MREEYEPLYKMAGMVYGFRKEKGRFVHTFAMGNLLTRLGYTPQDFLNHDLQEIFPDGTIADQLEEVYERAWRGKEQGMVMMQLSGIPILGSLTPVRQKGKITDVVVIWMELFLKERFSIIGLDRSFATSFDEAYPLSPSKLNPGTVDIGKLFQKEDFSLLRYASVMVLLLNREGKILYASPVAADYLGLDWEGKGIGEWLEEEGSLLSALQNLPGNKTIERRIRLRRGEKGERIFQVWLTRISPDFDYGAKRDRFLWIGRDISRQASQEEFLEKSSHLAMIQEFAAGVAHELRNPITTIRGFLTLLQQESKGISREGVSYFPMILAEIDKIEEVVNHFLLFAKSSRAKKEEVLLRSILEEVIRDAEQEGLIEKDGITALFDGENPIVMGNREMLKLSFKNLLRYILEGKDEGSPLTVKGERDEGNFYSIRFIYVDVRTKEIVEKAGLPHYSLNEKGIGIEMMISYKVIADHMGQIAIERDEGKTLLQVLLPYSRASSYETELEEQILGRSELTNREKEVLKLVCLGYKNKEISEQLMISEHTVKNHVSNILQKLELNDRSQLMVMFLHPQKGMKSST